The following DNA comes from Nycticebus coucang isolate mNycCou1 chromosome 19, mNycCou1.pri, whole genome shotgun sequence.
gaactaaaagtagacctaccattcaatcctgcatttcctctgctaggtatatacccagataatcaaaaattattttacaacaaagatgttcacacaagaatgtttattgcagctcaattcataatagccaagacatggaaacatccgaagtgcccattgacctatgaatggattaacaaactgtggtatatgtacaccatagaatactatgcacccataaaaaagatggagacttcatatcttttatgtttacctggatagagctggaacatattcttcttagtaaagtatctcaataatggaaaagaaagtacccaatgtacttaacactactatgaaatcaatatataatcacctacacattcatatgaatggtaaaacacaaatatagtccagaaaataagagggaagaggagagagggggaagggaaggaggaggccaGAAGGAGGGAGAGCATTTGGGGGTACCTCACCAAATGTGGATAAtgaaatggtacatttcaaaactattaagaaaagagtataattgtcttaccacaacaaataagtaagcgagctgatggatgtgttaatcagttccatatgagcatttcacattatatatgaAAACAGtacactgaatcccataaattcatcaatgtacacagttacaatttaataaaaaaaataagccagacacaaaaggacataTGTGGTATGGTTCTACTCATATAGACTGAGCATCTCTAATTTgaaaatccaaaattcaaaatgttccaaaatcaaaaacttttgagcaccaacatgatgcacaagtggaaaattccacacctgacttCATGTGACACGAAATAGTTAAAATGCAGTCAACATTTTGTTTCATGCGCAAAATTgtcaaaaatattgtataaaattatctGGAGGTTATATGTATAaggtatacataaaataaatgaattttgtgtttagagtTGGATTCtatccccaagatatctcattatgtatatgtaaatatagtagaactctgtaagttgaccacccccgggactgtaacagactggtcaacataaggaacttccactgagTTTGTGTGGGGCATGTCCATCCATGAGAATTAACcagctgaaggaggtggtcattgtagggaggtggtgAACTATGGAGGTTGTACTctatttcacaatttaaaaaaaaattctgaactccaaaacacttctggtcccaagcatttcagataaaagATACTCATCCTGGGTGAGGCTCCTAGAGTAACCAAATTCACAGGGACAGAAAGAAGAATAGAGGCTACCAGGGGCTGGGGTGACAGGGATGAGGATTTAGTGGTTAATGGGCACCAAGTTTCAATTAGAgcagatgaaaaagttctggaggtgGATGTTGATGACAATTGCACAGCAAtgcaaatgtacttaatgccatgAACTATATGTGTAAAGATGGTAACGGTGGTTTTaggttatgtatattttatcataataaaaacaagaagcaGCAGCACAGTGATGGAGTCAGGGAGGCCCCTCCCTTTGTGCTGGAGAGCCCCCACTGCAGCACAGAGTCCTGGCCTAGGAGGGACATTCCTGGGAAAGGGCCACCAAAGGAGAGGCTCAGGGACCTGGGGACATGCTCTGAGAGGACAGGAGCCTATCTGCCAGCGACTGAAAGCTGACACGTGGACACTGTTCTTTTGAGGAGGACTGGAACCGACATGCAGAAGACTGTGAGAGGCCACGTAGGGCTTAATTCCAGAAGAGCTTTATGACTCCAGTACTGCTTACAGTGGGGTGGGTGGTACTGGGAGGTGGGCAATGGTCTGCCACTCAAGAAAAGCTGGACTCAAAGGCTGGAGAAGCCTCTGGGAGCTGGGGGGGCATTACAGAAGGGATTCTCATAATAGTAGgaatccttgggctcaagtgaccctcgcAATCCCTTACAACTTGCTGGCTCTGACCTTTGAGGTCATGCCCTGCCCAAGGGGAAGGCACAAAGCAACTGAACTAAGACTAAACAGATCCACATTTTGGGTCCATCAGTGATTGGCATCAGTCCTTGGACAGATCACTATTTACTCATTTCTGTAATTAACAAATTTCTGTAATTCTTCTGTACCCTAGTCCTACCCAAAAGGTATTGAGAAAATGAAGAGAAGCAAGGACTCATGACAGGAGAGTCCAAATATCACTGCcaactctccctcccctcctccctcctggctctggtcctcttcctcttccatcaGGTCTGGTAGTGTTTACCAGGGTGCAGTGTGCACACCACTGGTTACATGTGAGATGCTAGCCAGGGTACACAAGCATTATCTAATGttgtgcatttattttaatatgctaGTGTATACCTAATATTTACAGCAAATGATAGCAGTTATTCTTTATGACAGTGATATCAAATTTCTTATTAAAGTTACAGCTTATAAGTTGTGAAAAGTGATTTAAAGAAGAAGAGTAAGTAATTAACAATGCAAGCGGCACATGAATCAGGCAAAAATTTCATTTGAAGGTGGGGTATGAGTGACTAGAGTTTGGGAACCCCAAGATGAATTAAGTGATCTATTTCTGGGTCCTCTTCAAGACCCAGGAATAGATCACTATGGCCAGGAGATCAGATACAGAGAAAACCAAAAGACAAAACTCTTTGGTTGGTCCTGCTGCCTGGTTTCCTTAAAGTGCCAGATGCCAAGATTTTACCAGTTGAGAATAACTAAAAAGCTGAACTTGGTTCTTCCATCTACAAAATGGCAAGGCTGGTCAGCTTCTACCTCCTTCCCTGAGAACCTGCTGTCTCTGTTTTTCCCAATCTCTACTTACTACCCAGTGGGCTCCATTAAGGAAGAGGGCAGCCCTAAAGGGGCCATTCCCCCTGAGGAGTTAGGAGTATGTTGGATGCTGCCCTAGGAAGTACATGTAGAGGAACCCAAAGAGGAAGCTGCCACCTCCTGGGAATGTCAAACACCATGCCATGCAGCAGGGTGATGCTCTAGTCCAGGGTGCCAGTCACCTCCTGCAACTCCCTCAATGCCTGTGTCTTGAAGCATGATATGATTTCCCCTCTAGAGAAAACACCTAGAAACCTGATCAAGGTTCcattccctccacccccacaacTATCTGCTGATCACTTCAGTCGAAGGGTTACTTAGTTAGCCTAGGAACCTACTTTCCCTGAAGAGCAGGTGTGAAAGAAGCTTCCAGCTGACTACCAGCCAGAACTTTGAGAGATGGCCCTGGAGCTGGGGAGAGGGGATCAAGGCTCCCTAGCTCTCCACGCTCCCTTGGGGGTACAAGGCTGGTGGCATATATCCACtgaaaatgttcctttttcttctctctttcttctgttaCTGCCCACAccccatttcaaaatatttcacctATTGAACTGCATAGatgaagaaataattatattCCCCGTTTTTATCATCAAAGACCTCCAGTGGCAGCTAAATAACAACTTGAAAAGCCAAGAAACTTAACCATTTGTTTACTAATGCAGGCATTTGACTACATGAAGATtccttttttcattcctttttctggaACCCGGCCTGGAAAGACTAAGAAGCTAATGCCCTCCAGCATGTGAAGGAGCTGGGCACCCAGGCAGCCTGACTCAGACACAGAGTTAGTGGGTATCACATCTTTCAAGGGCAAGAAAACCCTGGCCTCATGAGTCTATGGAAAGTTGGAGAACCAGAGTTACATTAGTTCTTTTTCAATGGTGGCTTTTTAGAAGCTCTTCTGACAATAGAACCCTGGAATTTTGTGTGACCAAAGTAGAAGGTAAAACAAGAAGCTGAAAAGTGGCAAGCTTGGAAATTTGCTTAGGATTGACCCTGGTAAAGAGATGGGATCAAGAATTAATGATGGACAAATCTGTGAAATTCGCCCCAATTGAAAGGTCAGGCAAAGGGCCTAGGCAGCTAattctatctctttctctctccttctctctctctctccaaattgccaataaacatatgaaaaatatttgaccTCAGCAACCAAAAGAGAACAGCAACCCCCACTTTTCCTATCTACTGGAAGATCTGCCTTTCCTACCAGGTGCTGACAGGGTGAAGGAAGTGGGTGACCTTGCACAGTTTGCAAGATTATACACAGATACATCCTTTCTAGGGCAATTTGGAAATGCCTATCAAAAGCTTTAATCGTATACATTCTATTTGACTTAGAAATTCCATGGAGGAATTTTTCTTTAAGGAAAGAATCATAAATCTGTTCAAAGAGTTATATATATTGTTTATAATAGTATtgttaataataacaaaacattTTAGACGGGGAATGCAATATAAATGTTCAACAATTTAGTGAATAAACAATTATATCTCTATGCTCCAGAACACTACATAGTCATTACAAGTATGGGTGTTGAGCAATATTTAATGGCACAGAAATAAATACAGTGTCAAACAGTGGCTATTGTACCAGCCCATTCTTTGAAATTACATATGCATAAAAGACTAGAAATGAATGCAAGAGATGTCAACAATGTTTTTTCAAGTGATAGAATtataggaaaattttttttatgtttgtatgtCTCTATTTcctaaaaagaatgaataatcaAATTTGGCTTTCATGATAAGGGAAAGGGTCAATAACATGTTCTAAAAAAGAATCAACGAAGTTGCATTTTATTATGGTAGAGATCACAGAGGAACACGTCAAGACGGGCTGGAAGATAGAAAATCAGAGATACAGAAATTGAGAGCTGAAGTCCATTGAGGCAGAGGATGTGTTTATTTCTACCTACCTGATCTGCAGGGGAAGGCGGAACTTGGAGACCATCTAGGTATGTGCTGGAAGGCATAATCCACCAAGTGTGTTAACTATTCTATCGTTCTATTGCATAAGCATGGGAAAGCCAGTTCTCTTCTAGCCCCAAAGTCCTTTTCCCCTCTGATGGCCCTTGACTTAATGAGAGCAGGATATTAGGTGCCTCTTGCAATGTCTCCCTTTGGGGAAAGGCTAAACTGATCAGCAATGAGAGGAGGTGAGGTCAGAACTTTGGAGGACAAATATATTGCTTGTAGAACTAAAATGACTGAATGTAAGGTCTTTACCCAGAGAAGTCACTTGAGATAAGCTGTTTCACTCCTAGTAAAATCAGAAGCTGTCAGAGGGCAGCATATGGAGCTATGGAAACTGCAAGTTCTGGTTCCTATTCACCATACCCTGGCTGTAAACACACCTTCCTTGAGCATCCAGCAACAAGCATTGAGAACACAGGATTCTCTGTGGGTCACAGCCATCCCTCCATCATGCCTCCAGGTCTTCTTGTATTTCCCACTTCCTTGAACCCTTAGAGCCCATAAGCCTGCCTGTGGGAAAGCCCCAAGGAAGGGAGTAGAGATGGCACTTCTCCTGGGCCCTAGCCAACAAGAAGGTCCTGGAGGGGTGGCAAAGGGAGGTGGAACCAACCAGAGCATGACCGAGTACTGGGTGAGTCAAGCCCAAGCAGGGATGGTTGTCAGGCAGGCCATCCCAGACACTGACCTCTCGGCATGTCCATGACATTGAAGCTGGCCATCAGGTCGCGGCACCACTGGCGGTCACCTTCTACTTTGCTCAGCCAATTGTTGCAATTGAAGTAGTAACGAAGATGAGGCCGCTTCATGTCGGTCACAATCACACGGTCCAGGTACCAGCTGGCATTCAAGCCTGTGTTATCATGCTCAATCCTAGGGCAGAAGCCAACACCCACATTGTCACTGGAAGAACTGAAATGATACCCTCTTCCCTATTGGACTACCCAAATGTTAACTGGAAAGAAAGGTCCAAACATTTTATTGTTCTTACTTTATGTCTTCCTTGCAGTGGCCAAGGCTTGCAGACCATCCTGGTCTTCCCCTTTGAGGCCTGGTCTAATCAGTACTGTCACCTTACCCTGGCATTTAGAAGCAGTGCTCCCTTTTCCAACTTTGGCCcaagtgtgtacacacacacacatcccacttCTTGAAGCCCAGCAGAGTCAAGGTCAAAAAAGACAGTTCATTAAGACCATAACTAAAGGGAAGAGATGTCAAGATGGGAATATACAGAAAGCAAAAGCCATCTGACTTGTAGGACACAGCTTGTCCCCTGGGGTTCAAATTGCCCTTCCCACTGCTGCAAGACAGTTAAATGTCCCTCTTTTAGTGACTTTCAAACCCCATGTTATGTAGGCACTCTCCTCAGTCACACCACCCagagccatctagaccagggttGTCCTGCTGATGCAGCCTAAACCATTCATACAAGCCACAgacacaaattaaaatttttctagtagccatatttaaaaagatacaaagaaaccCGTGGAAgtcattttaataatacatttcatttaattccacttatcatttcaacatacaattatgtaaaaatttattataaagctaTTTTACATTCTCTTTCTTATGCTAAATCTTCAGAAATCTGGTATATATTCTATACGTACAGCACACCTCAATTTAGACCAGCCACCTTTCAAGTGTATAGTAGCCACACGTGTCTGAGAGTTATTGAACTGGGCATGATAAATCCAGATTCTTCTAAATCTGGCCTCCAAAACCTCTCCATGTCCCATGTTTCCCCTCATCTCTTCTCCTAGACCTAGTTCCTTCCCCAGAACTTGACCCCAGGACCTCACTTTACATCGATCATCTCATCCCTGTGAGGCTTTAACCTTGCAGATCTTAACATGTCAACCACAGTCAGTACAGCACAAAACCCAACTGACGGATGCCACACGTGACACACTGGGCCCTTCCCCACAAGGATGTGGGCCTCTGCCTGCCTCAgagcccagcacacagcaggACCTCAGCTAGCAAATGCCTTTCCCCACACATCAACTCACCTTTCCCAGCCCTCCCCTGCAAGGGCACTTCCCTCCACAGAGCCAGTGCCCAGGTCCTTCATGTGCCCTTTACTGCCCTTTACAAGAGAGCTCATGCTCCTGTATTTTCATGTGCTCTTGCGGTTGAGGGCAGGGGGTCAGGACTAAATCGAAGCTGTGTTTGACCCTGTCCCAGCCCTAGTCTGGGTATAATCAGAAGACAGAAGAATATTCTGACAAATGGGCATGAATTTGAATGGGAGTGGtaaagagggagaaaggggggTCATTGAAGACTTGCTTTCTGCAGTCAGGCTCGTAGAGTTCTCTCTCCTCGTACATTCACAAGAAGCCCCAAGAGAGCAAGATTAGGGGTGCTCTCTGTCCAAAAGCATCTGGCAACATGACCTGGCATCTCCATCTCTCTCTGAGTGACTACTGACTGCCAGTTATTGTCCTAAGCACTAACTCATTGAGTCCTGGGGTTCGTATAAATGAGGGCACTGTtattacagaggaggaaactggggTTTGGAGAGGTGACCTGTCCAAATTCCCATACTAGTAAATAGCAAAGGGGACACTTAAATCTGGACCATTTGGATTCAGAGTCTCTGTTTCTAACCACCATGTAATAGTGGCCCTTAGAGTATATGAGCATTTCTTAGATTTGTGAAAAATTGTCTTaaattgccaaaaataaaaaatggggaaaattctCTAATGGGGAAGATTAGTGACTAAGAATGGGCAGGAAAGATTTGAACCTTGGTAACCCCTCGAATAGTGCCTGGAGAGTAATCAACACCCAGAAAATCAAGCCCTAATCTACTTGCCTCCCTCATTACCCCAGCCGCAGCCAGAGGCCAGACCCTCACCTGATTTTGTAAATGAGGCCCACATTGTTGGTTCTCACCCGGAACACGTCGACATTGGCTTTCTCGAAGGCAGACTCGCTCCTGCAATGAACGCGTGCATGGTTAGTGCAAACCAGTAGCTGGCTCCCAGGCCTGGGGGGAGAGCCAAGGGCTGGCACCTgccttcttcctcctcatccccCTCCTGGAAAGTTACCAGCAACCAGATTCTGAGATTCCTTTCAGACAAGGTCAGAGAGGAGCAGGGCGAGGACAGTTAGTAGCCTTCCTCTCTCACACCAGCTTCTCGTGTGATGCGTGCTGCAAGTCACCAGGGGAAGCATAGCCCACAGTACTATCTTTGTTTTACAAACAAGTGAACTGCTAGTTGGTAGCAGAGTTGGGACCAGAACCCGACTCTCCTGGTCATGCTTCCACATGTATGGTTGCTCTGGGttgggagggtggaggaggaaggaagacgTGGCGAGCGCCTTGGGCCCCTGGCCCTGCGGacctcctgcctctcccccttACTGGCCTCACTCTTGTCAGGAAGCATGGCCATGGCAGCCCCAAGTGGGTGCAGACCTTGGATGACAGTCCATTGTCTGTCATTCCAACAAGAGAGAAAACACTCAGTCCCAAAGTAGCAGCCAGGGAAGCAGAGCAGTGAGGGAAGTGCACATCTGGCATCATAAGTGGTGTGAAAAGAAGCAAGTGCACCTGAGATGCGAGGTGAGATGTCCAGGCAAGTCCAGGTTCAGGAGCATCCTAAACTCAGTCAGCTTAACAGGAGAACTGGAGCAGCCTTACCACACAGTCCTCTGGGAGTGGAAGCCTGAAGCTCATGTTGACATCTGCTCCATCCTCCATGCAGGGCCAGCACCGCCCCCATCCCTGCCATCCCAGCCCAGCTGGGTAGCAGCAGCTCTTCCAACCCCATGGTTTAGCTCACTGGGCCTGAGGACTGCAGGCCTCCCTCTGTGCTCTCAGCCAGGGCTCTCAGCACCAGCACACAGGCCACGGGAAAGGAAAATCATAGACAAAAATGTCCCGGAGGCACCTTTCTCAGGAAAAAGAGACCCCAGAGGAGCACTCTGGCTgcagagggggaagaggagagggggaagAACTTTCTGGGCTTTGCTGAAATGAAGAAGATGACTCCTGTGCTTGCATGTGCCTGCGGAAGGGAGGGACTGAGGCAGGGAGGCCACAGGCCACAAGTCTCTACTCCACCATTGCATAATAAAGGTGGAGAATGTTGTCTGCTGGCTTTTGAGGAAGAACAGGACAGTAAGAAatctcctgcctgtaatcccagcactctgggaggcccaggcaggtgggttgcttgagctcaggagttcagagcacagcaagatcctgtctctactaaaaatagaaaaactggctgggtgtcatcacgggttcctatagtcccagctgctcaggaggctgatgcaggaggagagcttgagcccaagagtttgaagttgctgtgagctatgacacaatggcacgcTAGCCTAGGCAATGGaatgagattatgtctcaaaagaaaaaaagaaaagaaaagaaaaagaagtcttttCTAGGAAGCACCAGTAAATCTTCCTTCCCAGGAAAATAAACTTACCAAATTCAacatttaaaggaaattaaacaatcaaCAGTCACAGGAGTCCGGCTGATGTGAGAATTTCACTTCCAAGGGAACATACCAGAACACCCCGTGTTTGCATTCAGAGTCACAGCAGCTGTTAATAACTTGGAAAATAATGTGGACATTGCTTCTGTGCATCAGAATCATGTGAATAGGAAACACAAAAAGGAATAAGaggtattttttgtttcaatataTAAGACAAGGCAACTGATCTTTAAAATAGATAGGCAAGAGTCCCTACTTAATAAAATAAGCACCCTAAGATAGTCACCATAGAAGGCTATATAACTAATACtttacagccattaaaaatatctgttataataaaagaatatataataaaacaaacaggTTTATGATAtaggctgaaaagaaaaaagcaagttaAGAACAGAATTTATAAACAGGAtaccattttcatttaaaaacaacaaaaagtgggAGGATTTATATGGAAGTATTATCTCTGGATGGTGAGAACATTATGAAGTGCTGGCTCTTCTTGtctatattgttttttaattttctgaaaggaACACATACTATTTGGGAATTATGAGGAAAACACAGTTGAATGTTTCAGcagctccctctgcccctccccccgtCCTACAGGCTCTTGGAAGGAATTCTCTGGAAGGAGTTTGGGGCTTCCTGGGCTCCCATCTCCCGGGTGTGTGGAATGTGAGAAACAGCCAAAACCAATGATTAGGAGAGAAGAAGGGTAAAGCATCCACATTTTTAGCCAAAGATGAAAGGAAAGCAAGTTGCTTTCTGGGGCACCTCCAACAGCTGCAGTCAGTAAAGGGGAGCTCTACACCGTCAGAAAAGCCATTGCACCCATGACACCATCATTTAAACATGTGAGTTACCTCCAGATGTGACCAGGTTGAATGTGGGTACATATGCTCCAGCGTGTTTGCTAAATAATCAACCGTGGTGCTTCAGAATCACTGGGGTCAGGCAACATATAGCAGCTGGGAGACCAGAGGAGACAGAGCGGCCAGGGTGCACAGAGCAGGAGGCAGAGACAGCACTCACAGTGTTTCGGACCACTCCAGGGTGTTTCTGGGCTCCACAATGCTTGAATGACCGAGAAGGGCCCCCTCATGATGGGAAGAGGAGGAACGGGCTGCAGAGATACTCCTGGGGAGGGGCTGGGATAATCCCAATCTCCCTAGCCCCAGTACACTCAGAGGTCAGATTCCAAAACCCCCACTTCTAGTGAGTCAGGATGCAAATGCTTGTGGGTTGCAGAAAACTGGGTATAGGGAGGGAATAGCAAAGGACAGAAGGTGCCCAGTCACAGGAAATATTAGAAACACAGGATTCTTCATGCTTCCTTGTGGGAGGCTAGGGCCTCACCATGGCTGGTGGTCAAATCTTAAATAAAGGCCAAGGCAGTGCACAGCCCCTGCCATGCAGTGACCCCACTGGGGAGCTTTCACAGGGTGCACAGGGCATTTTAGCCGCCCACTGGGCAGAGTCATCAGGCTAAAATGCCAGGCATTCTCTGACATGCTCCAATGGTGAATTCTCAACAGAAGAACCGTGTTCCAGAGATACATGAGATCCCATCCTTTTGCCACATTCTGAGCATGTGACCCAGTATTGGCGGTAGTCCTGAGTGGTGGGTTAGGGGTCGAGGGAACCCCAAAGATGGGGCCTCCCTCTGAGAGCCTCTGCTATCAGCACTTCACTGGGATGAGGGTCAGGCTGGAAGTTCACCGTTGAGGGGATCTAAGGGAACATCTCGTTTTCTTTGCTGCCCTGCAGAAGCCCCAGTGAGTCCCAAGGAATATAGACACCAGACCACAAGGGCAAACAGTCGGCATTTAACTTCAGGCACTAAAGTTCCTCTTGGAATAGGAATTATTTTgtattggaaaaaaaatccagacaaTTTGGCATTTGAGGCTGGAAGGTGAACCCCTGGGGCACTGGAGAAAAGGCAGGGGAATGAGCAGAACTGAGgggtgaggcaggagagaggaagagtgTGGGAGAGGCAGGGGGAGCAACACGTGGGGAGGTGGCgggggctgtgggggaggggcaagaGGAAAGCCCAGGAAAGGTGGTTGGTGGTGGAATTTTAATACTGTGTTCTAATGTTCCATTGTCAGTTGTTTGCCCTGCTGTGATTGGAGGCTGTCTGGTGCCTGGTGCAATCAGTAAAGTGTtacacacagaaatgctgcatgcGCGGGTATGTGTGTTGGTCCTGGCTGACACTGTGGGTCTGGGTTTGGGTGTTACCAGGCAGTGTGGCGAGGACAGAGGAGTAGCAGAGAGTGAGGGCTGAGGAGATTGAGGGACCAATGGGCCTTCTCAGCCAGACCCCAGGCATGGGGGGAAGCAACCAAAGACCTGGACTCTGTTTAAATCTCACAGAGCACAGTGACTTCAGCTGCCATCTGCATTTGTGTCACATGGCAGCCTGGAATTCCTCAGAAGCCATCCTCCCCTTCCAGACTCACAGTTTTTATCTTGAATTGAAAGGATCTTAGATGGCAAGGACCATGCCTACAGTTCTCTCTGTAGACTCTCCCTCAGTTCTTGCTGCAGCCCATCCTGGCCTTCTCTTACCCTATTTGTCCTACTCACCAGGGTCAGATGATCTTGGCTACAGTATAAGTTGAGCCTCCGCCAAACAGCTCTCCAGCATGGCCTTCTCCAGTCTGCCTCCTGGCCTTCCTGAGCGTCCTCCTCCTTGTCCTCCACACAGCCCTGCGCCCCCACGCAGCTCCTCTCCAGCCCCGACCTGTGGTGTCCTGCTACCTTTAGACTTTTGCAAGCTGTTCTCCTTAATCTAAAGAACCCAGTTCTGCCCCCTCTCTTATCTGAATCCTTCTCACCACTTGAGACCCAGACCCTGTCCCTCCCTCGGAGGTTAGCCTTGCTCTAGCCACGTGGACACCCTTGCTGAGCTCGGACTATTCGGAAGAGCTGGGATAGACACTTGCGGTGCATAGCATACCTGCCCTCAGCCCACCTTCCAGCTCCCTCCATCATCCTACACATGGCCCTCCCAGCCTCTCCAGGCTCACAGCTGGGACTCTAAGCTATGTCCATGTCAGTGAAACCATGTGCTCAAGAACCCTCCTGACCAGACGGAGTAtgacacagacacaggcagagaTGCCCCAGAACAGCCCTGGGTCAATGGGAATGTTTAGACTCTTCACCTTCCTAGGGGAGGGAAGGCTGAAACTCAAGCTCCTGGAACCCAGGACATGGTAGCAATCCTCCACAGCATTTTATAAAAGGTGACATGGGGGCCCTTCCCAAGAGAATGTTTTGACAAATGGGAAAGGTGAAGAAAAAGAATCTGGGTGCATCAAAGGAGGAAAGACAGTGAAGACAATCACAAAGGGGGAAAATggttcattttgttcaaaaaaggCAATCTGGGGACTCTGAAAACCAACTGGGCAGCTCCCCAATGTCAGCAGCTTCTCCCTACCCTGGGGCACTCGGGGTAGGACACGTGGCAAAGAGGATGGAGGTTTCATGTATTCTCTTTACCGTGCCTACACCACTGGAGGGAGAGGCTTCAACAGCGAGCCGTGCTGCTGAGTAAGCAGTATAAAAAGGCAGGTACCCTGTTCTGCAGAAATGGACAAAATAAGACGTTACTCCTGCCTCAACACTGCAGTATTAGTGCCACAGCCCATGTTCCGGGGAGCAAGTTGTGTGAGGCCTGATCAGCCTGCAAGGCACAGAGCCCAGGTATCTCCCAGTCTGTTGAACCCCACTCCTCTACGGCTTCCCCTGCCTCCCCTGGAGGTGCCAGGCCATAAACCTCAAGGTCACAACCTGGAGCCCCATGAGGCCTTAGGGGAGTCTCCCACACAGCTCAGGGCCAGAGGGCCATGTGCTTGAGCGAAACGCATACAGCAAGATCATGGGCTTTGAGGACCAGCTTCACCACCAAAAAGCTTCATGGTCTGAGCACCTCACTGTTCtgctctaggcctcagtttccccagggaAAGGTTAGCACAGAGCAGTGGTTTCCAATGTCTCTTAGACCCAGATCCAACTGATCAGCTCTCTGTTCCATTAGGCACAGATTGAAAACCAGCCATCTAAGCCACTCCTGAGGTCCTTCAACATCTCTGAAATTTACACTTCTGCTAAAGTGATCTCAGGTTTGCTGTGTGTACATCTATGTATGCATGTGTTGGTGTTAGGGGAGAGGACTGAGAAGAAGACAGCTGTGCCTGTTCTCACCAGGTCACAGTACAGTGAG
Coding sequences within:
- the LOC128571705 gene encoding lipoxygenase homology domain-containing protein 1-like, which produces MMPQKKRKRKKDIDFLALYEAELLNYASEDDEEELQHEYYKAKVYEVVTATGDVRGAGTDANVFVTLFGENGLSPKLHLTSKSESAFEKANVDVFRVRTNNVGLIYKIRIEHDNTGLNASWYLDRVIVTDMKRPHLRYYFNCNNWLSKVEGDRQWCRDLMASFNVMDMPRGLV